The DNA window GGCGAAGCTGTATCAATCGCTCGGCGCAGTTTGACGCGTGAACCCAATTCGAGATTGGCCAGAAGGATCCCATGCAACCCATCCCCCTCCGAACCACCGTCATTGGCTCCTACCCCTTCCCCTCCTGGCTCGAGTTCGCCGCCGCGCATCTCGATCGCTTCGGCCCGGCCGACGTGGCCGAGCTTCAAGATGATGCCACCGTGGTCGCGATGACCGACCAGATCATGTCGGGGCTGGATGTCATTACTGACGGCGAGCAGTCGCGGCTGGACTTTAATCTTTCGTTCTATGGCTTCATCGAAGGGATCGATCTGGAGGCAGCTCCGCCCCGCCGTTTCGGGCCGCCGGCCCATGACCAGCGGGGCAAGCACAAGGTGGTCGGGGAGCTTCAAGCGCCACGAGGACTGGGAGCGGTCGAGGAGTTCAAGCGGCTGCAGCGGCTGTCGCCCCCTCCCGAGGCGAAGGGACCGACGCTCAAGGCGAGTGTGCCGGGGCCCTATACGCTCGCCGGCAGGCTGTTGCCCAACGCCCAGTACAGGGATCGATGGGCACTCACCGAGGCGCTGCTGCCGCTGGTTCGTAAAGAGCTGGAAGATCTCGTCGCCGCCGGCTGCAGGGAGCTGACCGTCGATGAACCCTCGATGAGTTGCTACGCCCACAAGGAAGACCCGAAGCGGTTTGTCGAGATATTCAATCGCACGGTCGAGCCGATCGTCGGCAAGTGCCGCTTGAGCACGCACCTTTGTTTCGGAAACTATAAGGCACGCGCCGTCGGGCCTCGACGGTACGCACCGATGTTCCCCGCGTTTCTCGACATGTCGCTCGACGAGATTCATGTCGAGATGGCGAGTCGCGAATTCGCGGAGATCGAAATCATCGCCCAGATCGCCAGGCGGCGGGACGTGGCCGTGGGGATCATCGACGTCAAAAGCTACTACATCGAAACGCCCGCCGATGTCGCGGACCGGGTACGACTTTGCCTGAAGCACGCGCCTGCGGACCGCCTGTCATTCGCCCCGGATTGCGGCCTGTCGCAGACGGCGCGCTGGGCGGCGAAGCAGAAGCTGGTCAACATGGTGGCTGGCGTAGGGCGGGTACGGAAGGAACTGGGCTTGTAGGGGCCGCAATGCGAGCCGCACGTTCGCGGTTTGTCAGGATAAGTCCTTGTCGTCCTTCCAGCGATCGCTAAAACATCTTTATGGCACGCGATCGCATCGTAGGCGTCGGCTCGACGGGCGAAGAGGAAGAGCGCCTCAACTTCGCGCTTCGCCCGCAAAACTTCGCACAGTACGTCGGGCAGGAATCGCTGATCCGCAAACTGCGGATCGCCGTCGAAGCCGCCAAGAGCCGTAAGGAGCCGGTCGATCACGTGCTGCTGCACGGCCCGCCGGGGCTGGGCAAGACAACGCTCGCGCACGTGGTCGCCAACGAAGTCGGCGCCCAAGTCCATGTCACCAATGGGCCGGCCCTGACCAAAGGTGCCGATCTGGTCGGCATCCTCACTAAGCTCTCTTTCGGCGACGTGCTGTTCATTGACGAAATCCACCGCCTGTCGGCGGTCGTCGAAGAGTACCTTTATCCAGCGATGGAGGACTTTCGGGTCGATATCACCATCGATCAGGGCGCGCATGCCCGCACGATGACCATCCCGATTCAGCCGTTCACCCTGATCGGCGCGACGACGCGTCTGGGCCTTCTCACCGGTCCGATGCGCGGCCGGTTCGGCATCAGCGAGCATCTCGATTTTTACGCGCCCGAAGCGCTTCACGAAATCCTCAAAGCCAACGCCCGGCAGTTGAAGACCGTCGCCGACGACAAGGCGCTGTGGGAGTTGGCCCGCCGAAGCCGCGGAACGCCACGTGTCGCCAATCGCCTTCTTCGGCGGACCCGCGATTACGCCACCGTGGAGGGCGACGGCAAGATCAATCTAGAAAGTACCAAGCTCGCCCTCGAACTGGCGGCGATCGACGACCGCGGCTTGGACGAACAGGATCGCGTATTCATGAAGACCATGATTGACGTCTACGACGGCGGTCCGGTCGGGATTGAAGCGATCGCCGCCACCATGGGCGAAGAGCGGGACACGCTGGAAGATGTCATTGAGCCGTACCTGCTGCAGAACGCGTTCATCACCCGAACGCGTCAGGGCCGCCGGGCAACAAAACTGGCCTACGAACACCTGAAGCTGAAGTGGCGTCCGCCAAAAGATGAAAACGGCGGTCAGCCTACGTTCTTTGATGGCGATGCAAACTCGTGAATCAGGAGGGATCCCATGTCGAACGTATCCGCCGGTCCTTCGACCATCATTCCCTGCCTGCGTTACCGAAAAGCACCAGCCGCGATCGACTGGCTCTGCCAGGTCTTTGGCTTTCAGAAGCAGGCGGTCTACGGCGACGGTGAGATCGTCCATCATGCCCAACTCACGCTCGGCGGCGGCATGGTCATGCTGGGATCGGTGATCGAATCGGAATGGGGGAAGCTGATGAAGCAACCCGACGAGATCGGCGGGTTCGAAACCCAGGCCGTGTCCCTCGTCGTCTCCGACGCCGACGCGGTATATCAGCGGGCAACGCAGGCCGGCGCGGCGATTGTCATCGACATCAGAGACGAGTCCTACGGCGGTCGCAGCTTTACGTGCCGTGACTTGGAAGGACACGTCTGGAATGTCGGAACCTATAATCCGTGGAAGGTTTCCGCGGGCTGACACTGTTAGGGGCGGCAGCACCAACATTGGTGCAGAGCTTGCCGGCGCGTGCCACCATTGCTAGCCCGGCAGCTTGTCGAACAGTTCGAAGGCGACGACCGCGGCCCGAGTGCGGTCGGGGAGTTCCGTGGGATCAATGGTCATCGCACCGTGGTATCCGGAAGCTTCCAGGCGGGCGAGCAGTTCGGGCCAGCTCGTGTCACCCTGTCCGACGATGGCCGGCCGGGTGCGACCGCCTGAACCGCCGACGGCGTCGCGGACGCGGACGTGTCGAATCAGTTCTCCCAGGCGACTGAAGACCTCATCGGGTTCCCATTCATCCCGAAGGAGCGCGACCGGGTCAAGATCGATCCCGAACCAGGGGCAGCTCGCCGCCTTAAGGGCCCGTTCTAATGCCGCGTAGGACGACAGATCGCATCGCAATGCGAGGGTAACGCCGGTGCGATCGGCCATCCGGCCGAGCTCGACGAGAGCGGCGTCAACTTGGGAGAAGAACGCCGAATCGGTGGTCGCCGGCGGTGCTTCGCGTTTCTCGATCGCGGCCAGTTCGCTCGCGGTCGGGAGCAGGATCAGCCCCGCCATCCCGGGTTCGACCTTGGGCGCGGGCTTGGCCGCTCGTTCGGGTTGCGGAAGCGGGCCGAGATCGACCGTCAGCAGGCCGGCGGTCAGACCGCGGGCCACCTGCATCGCGTCGGCCAGGCGCTTGAGCAGCCGATCGACATCCGCGCCGGGGCCAAAGCCCTTTGGCCCCAGATCGGCCGAGATCGCGACGAGCTGCTGTTCGTGCGTCGCCAGCAGTTGGCGGACATCGCGCAGGCCCGTTCCGGAAAGCTGGGTCAGGT is part of the Humisphaera borealis genome and encodes:
- the ruvB gene encoding Holliday junction branch migration DNA helicase RuvB, with amino-acid sequence MARDRIVGVGSTGEEEERLNFALRPQNFAQYVGQESLIRKLRIAVEAAKSRKEPVDHVLLHGPPGLGKTTLAHVVANEVGAQVHVTNGPALTKGADLVGILTKLSFGDVLFIDEIHRLSAVVEEYLYPAMEDFRVDITIDQGAHARTMTIPIQPFTLIGATTRLGLLTGPMRGRFGISEHLDFYAPEALHEILKANARQLKTVADDKALWELARRSRGTPRVANRLLRRTRDYATVEGDGKINLESTKLALELAAIDDRGLDEQDRVFMKTMIDVYDGGPVGIEAIAATMGEERDTLEDVIEPYLLQNAFITRTRQGRRATKLAYEHLKLKWRPPKDENGGQPTFFDGDANS
- a CDS encoding VOC family protein, translating into MSNVSAGPSTIIPCLRYRKAPAAIDWLCQVFGFQKQAVYGDGEIVHHAQLTLGGGMVMLGSVIESEWGKLMKQPDEIGGFETQAVSLVVSDADAVYQRATQAGAAIVIDIRDESYGGRSFTCRDLEGHVWNVGTYNPWKVSAG
- a CDS encoding sugar phosphate isomerase/epimerase family protein, translating into MSASTRTLSVVATAIANDLRLAPKVARQLGFTGLQLPLVFGSVDLTQLSGTGLRDVRQLLATHEQQLVAISADLGPKGFGPGADVDRLLKRLADAMQVARGLTAGLLTVDLGPLPQPERAAKPAPKVEPGMAGLILLPTASELAAIEKREAPPATTDSAFFSQVDAALVELGRMADRTGVTLALRCDLSSYAALERALKAASCPWFGIDLDPVALLRDEWEPDEVFSRLGELIRHVRVRDAVGGSGGRTRPAIVGQGDTSWPELLARLEASGYHGAMTIDPTELPDRTRAAVVAFELFDKLPG